The following proteins come from a genomic window of Amaranthus tricolor cultivar Red isolate AtriRed21 chromosome 14, ASM2621246v1, whole genome shotgun sequence:
- the LOC130800444 gene encoding uncharacterized protein LOC130800444, which translates to MADDTEKRFHTIMDKLFQTPKSNLPISSSSTNANNTRVQKRPFSAMETNSKGEKGGSQNTAHVPQCRPWDRGDLMRRAATFKSMRWFAKPKAVDAISCARRGWVNVDVDIIGCEVCGARLQFSTPSAWNQQQVEKAALVFSLKLDSGHKLLCPWIDNACDEKLALFPPMPLPVLVNHYKQCSSALLQLAALPVISTSVIESMKSPELEHFLKQSIDVECGDAPNDSSWTDYLGNDVDVVSADLYYQAHRLLSLCGWEPRLLPYIVDCENQPKMSSSNENFSQLSHGADDVQSNKLSVCVSGSTGSIRADKDHDTSSVYYDPNSIVLDCKLCGASIGLWAFTMVPRPLELVRVVGFAELGSGGDPDDKHTANGNHANGKSDIASANEETSSNKRVLNLTIAGGPPPTKQNFRAKISLPIIGRNVKARLSCLSSDVKSGDDEAPTSLNVSMEGSSMDTQNVEIESGVCASKTQDNTPSATGDDIDNSQDNTALREDISSIPSGEEKRNRVGDVENTASLNDASTVSIEKNTTEHLCNKKTEFHPIKQHRHFCPWVSSTENITPGWKQTLSALQKEKVFSLPESECSPSSPSLIMVDDPITSIRRLFESPPAKKRKLALT; encoded by the exons ATGGCGGACGATACAGAAAAGAGATTCCACACTATAATGGACAAACTCTTCCAAACCCCCAAATCTAATCTCCCTATCTCTTCAAG TTCGACAAATGCAAACAATACAAGAGTTCAGAAGCGCCCGTTTTCAGCCATGGAAACGAATTCAAAAGGAGAAAAAGGTGGTAGTCAAAATACAGCTCATGTTCCTCAATGTAGACCTTGGGATAGGGGAGATCTCATGAGAAGGGCAGCTACTTTCAAATCCATGAGATGGTTCGCTAAACCCAAG GCCGTGGATGCTATAAGTTGTGCAAGGAGAGGTTGGGTTAATGTAGATGTGGACATCATAGGTTGTGAAGTGTGTGGAGCACGTCTGCAGTTTTCTACCCCTTCAGCTTGGAACCAACAACAAG TTGAGAAAGCGGCTTTAGTATTTAGCTTGAAGTTGGATTCAGGACACAAGCTGCTTTGTCCGTGGATTGACAATGCTTGTGATGAAAAATTGGCATTATTTCCACCTATGCCACTGCCAGTGTTGGTCAATCACTATAAACAATGTTCTTCTGCATTGTTGCAACTTGCAGCTCTTCCCGTAATTTCTACTTCAGTGATTGAGAGCATGAAAAGTCCTGAACTGGAACATTTTCTCAAACAGTCAATCGACGTGGAATGTGGTGATGCACCTAATGACTCTTCTTGGACCGACTATCTTGGAAATGATGTTGACGTAGTTTCTGCTGATTTGTACTATCAG GCTCATAGGTTATTAAGTTTATGTGGATGGGAACCTCGGTTGCTTCCATACATTGTTGATTGTGAAAACCAGCCAAAAATGTCTAGTAGCAATGAAAACTTCTCCCAGTTGTCCCATGGAGCAGATGATGTGCAGAGCAATAAATTGTCTGTATGTGTGTCTGGTTCTACTGGAAGCATTAGGGCAGATAAAGATCATGACACTTCAAGTGTCTATTATGATCCAAATTCTATTGTATTGGATTGCAAGCTTTGTGGGGCAAGCATTGGGTTATGGGCTTTTACAATGGTTCCTCGGCCACTAGAATTGGTTAGAGTTGTTGGTTTTGCTGAACTAGGCAGTGGAGGTGATCCTGACGACAAACACACTGCAAATGGAAATCATGCCAACGGAAAAAGTGATATTGCTTCTGCAAATGAAGAAACTTCATCAAATAAAAGAGTGCTGAATTTGACGATTGCTGGTGGGCCGCCTCCAACAAAACAGAACTTTAGAGCAAAAATCTCCTTACCTATTATCGGTCGTAATGTGAAGGCTCGACTTTCTTGCTTATCATCAGATGTAAAATCTGGTGATGATGAGGCACCTACATCTCTTAATGTCAGTATGGAAGGTTCATCTATGGACACACAGAATGTAGAGATTGAATCTGGTGTTTGTGCTTCCAAGACACAAGATAACACACCATCAGCAACCGGAGATGATATTGATAATTCACAGGATAATACGGCTTTGAGAGAG GATATATCAAGCATACCTAGTGGAGAAGAAAAAAGGAATAGAGTAGGAGACGTGGAAAATACTGCTTCACTAAATGACGCCTCAACTGTAAGCATAG AAAAAAATACGACAGAACATCTATGCAATAAAAAAACGGAGTTTCATCCAATTAAGCAGCATAGACATTTTTGCCCTTGGGTTTCATCAACGGAGAACATAACGCCAGGATGGAAACAAACATTATCAGCTCTGCAAAAGGAGAAAGTATTTTCACTTCCAGAATCCGAGTGTTCTCCTTCATCTCCGTCCCTGATCatg GTTGATGACCCTATTACATCTATTAGAAGGCTTTTCGAGTCCCCACCAGCCAAAAAGCGCAAACTTGCTTTAACATAA